The segment ATTCCTGCCGCCGCCAGTTCGGCGGCGGCGTGATTAAGCTGAGCTCGAATCATGGCATGACTTTCGCTTCACGTGCGCTGGGAGCGGGCGGGACGGACGACTATTCAGCCAAAGCGTCATCGAGGCGGGATTCCTGGTCGGCGATCAGGCACGACTGGACGACAGGCTCCAGGTCGCCGGTCAGAACCTGATCCAGGTTGTACGCCTTGTATCCCGTGCGGTGGTCCACGATCCGGTTCTCCGGGAAGTTGTAGGTCCGGATCCGCTCCGAGCGGTCGACTGTTCGGACCTGCGACTTGCGGACCAACGATGCGGCCGCATCCGCCTCTTCCTGTTGCCGTGCCAGCAGCCGGGCGCGCAGGATACGCATTGCCTGCTCCCGGTTCTGCAACTGGGACTTCTCATTCTGGCAGCTGGCCACAATTCCGGTCGGGATATGCGTTATTCGCACCGCGGAGTCGGTCGTGTTCACTGACTGCCCACCCGGGCCGGAGGAACGGTAGACGTCAATCCGGATCTCGTTGGCCGCGATGTCGACCTCCTCCGGCACGTCGACCTCGGGGAAAACCAGAACGCCGGCAGCGGAGGTGTGGATCCGTCCCTGTGACTCGGTGACCGGAACCCGCTGGACCCGGTGCACGCCACCCTCGAACTTCATCCTCGCCCAGACTCCGTTGGCGGGATCGTTGCTGGTGCTCTTCAGTGCTACCTGAATATCCTTGTAGCCGCCGAGAACACTCTCGGTTGAATCAATCACCTCGGACTTCCAGCCCCGTGATTCGGCGTACTTCAGATACATCTTCAGCAGATCACCGGCGAACAGCGCTGACTCGTCGCCGCCCTCCCCCGCCTTGATCTCCAGGATTGTGTCTCTGCCATCGTCAGGATCCCGCGGCACCAGCAGCTGACGAAGCTTTGCGGCAGACTCGTCGAGGGCAGGCTCAAGTTCCTTCACCTCGGAGATGAACGACGGATCCTCGGCAGCGAACTCCCTGGCAGCCTGGAGGTCGTCGGAAAGCGCGTGCCACTCGTTGTAACCTTCAACAATTCGTTCCAGCTCGGCGTACCGGCGACCGAGCTTTTTCGCCATCCCGGCATTTGCGTGCACCGCGGGATCGGCCAACTGCTCCTGCAGCTGCCGATGCTCATCGATGAGCGCGCGCACCGAATCGAAGTTCTGGTTCACCGCTTCAGCCATGTATCTGTCATCTACTTCCGTATGGATCCGTGCGGGTACGAGACTCTTGCACCGATAGTCGTCAAATAATGAGGGAACGACAAATCCCCGCCCGGAACGACCCGCGCAGTGCTGCGTGGGTCGTTCCGGGCGGGGATAGCCTAGCTAGTCGTCCGCGGCCGAGCCGGGCAACGGAGTCGTCTTCTGGACCTGCATCAGGAACTCGACATTGGAGCTGGTTTCCTTGATCTTGCCCAGAAGCAGTTCCACCGCCTGCTGCTGCTCGAGGCCCGAGAGCACCCGACGCAGCTTCCACATGATCTTGGTCTCTTCGGCGCTCATCAAGTTTTCTTCCCGGCGGGTACTCGAAGCGTTGACGTCGACGGCGGGGTAGATCCGCTTTTCGGCCAGCGCCCGGGAAAGGCGCAACTCCATGTTGCCGGTTCCCTTGAACTCTTCGAAGATCACCTCGTCCATCTTCGAACCGGTTTCAACCAGTGCGGTCGCCATGATGGTGAGCGAGCCGCCGCCCTCGATGTTGCGGGCGGCACCGAAGAAGCGTTTCGGCGGGTACAGCGCGTTCGCGTCCACACCACCGGACAGGATTCGGCCCGAGGCGGGCTGCGCCAGGTTGTAGGCGCGTCCCAGCCGGGTCATGTTGTCCAACAGGACGACTACGTCAGTGCCCATTTCCACCAGCCGCTTGGCCCGTTCGATCGCCAGCTCGGCAATCGTTGTGTGGTCCTCGGCAGGCCGGTCGAAGGTGGAGGCGATGACCTCGCCCTTCACCGCGCGCTGCATATCGGTGACCTCTTCCGGACGCTCGTCGACCAACACGACCATGAGGTGGACCTCAGGGTTGTTAGTCGAAATCGCGTTGGCGATCTGCTGCATGATCATCGTCTTACCCGCCTTCGGCGGCGACACGATCAGGCCGCGCTGGCCCTTGCCGATCGGTGCCACCAGGTCGATGATCCTGGTGGAAACGATCTTCGATTCGGTCTCCAGCCGCAGTCGTTCCTGCGGGTAGAGCGGCGTAAGCTTGCCGAATTCGACGCGGCGCTTCGCATCCTCGACTGGCAAACCGTTCACCGAGTCGAGCCTGACAAGTGCGTTGAACTTCTGGCGCTGATTGCCGCCGTCGTTCTCGACCGGCTGCTTTACCGCGCCAACGAGGGCGTCGCCCTTGCGCAGGCCGTTCTTCTTGATCTGGCCCATGGAGACATACACGTCATTCGGTCCGGGAAGGTACCCGGACGTGCGAACGAAGGCATAGCTGTCATGCACGTCGAGGATACCGGCCACCGGCAGCAGGATGTCGTCTTCGCGGATCTCGACATCTTCATAGTTGTCCGGGCCGCGGTTTCCGCGACGCTTGCGGTCACGAACCCTTGAGCGGCCTCGGCGGTTGCCGCGGTCGTCATCGTCGCGGCGGTTGCTGTTCTCATCGCGACGGCCATTGCGGCGGTTGCCGCGATCTCCGCGGTCGTTACGGTCGCCCGAATCGCCGTCGCCGTCGTCATCGCGGCGGTTGCTGTTCTCATCGCGACGGTTGCTGTTCTCATCGCGACGGTCGTTGTTCTCGTCCCGGCGATTGCCCCGGTCGTTACGCCCGCCACGGTCCTTGCGGTTACCGCGGTCACGATCATTCGACTCGCTGTCGCCGTCATCGTCCCGGCGGTTGCTCCGCTCGTTACGGTCAGTACGCTCATCGCGGCGCTCGCTACGGTCAGTGCGCTCATTACGGTCGTCACGACGGTTGCGATCCGAGCGGTCCTTGCGGTTGCCGCGCTCGGCCTGGCCATCATCGGCTGTGCGCTCGGATGATCGCGACTCGGCGACTTCCTCGCTGGCTGCCGGGGCGTTGTCGCCCTCGGTTGCATTGCCACGGGAGCTCTGGCGTCCCCGTCCGCGGCCACGGCCACGTTCACTACCGGCCGCGTCCTGTCCCGAAGACCGATCGGCCTGAACCTCGGTTGCGGGGCTTCCTGCGTCCGGAGCTGCTGCTTCGGCTGGTGCTGGCGAGGCGACCGGAGCTGCTGCTTCCGCCGGTGCCGTCGCGGTTCGGGCCTCGCGGCGCTTGGCCGGTGCTCCCTGGGACTTTGCGGTTGAGCGCTCGCCGTTGCTCGGGGCCTGCTTGCCCTTGATCGCCTCGATGAGGTCACTCTTGCGCATTTTGCCGGTGCCCTTGAGGCCCAGCTCGGATGCCATGGCCTGCAGCTGCGGCAAGCGCAGTGCGGTGAGGCTTCCGGATCGGCTCGGCCCGCTGGAAACGGGCTGCTGAACCTCGGCGGTGATTTCGGTCACGAAGGATCCTTCCCCTCGTATGCGGTTGTCGTTTATTAACGAATACAACCGGGATGGACAACCCGGGGTGTTTCGGGTCGTAGCAGATAAATTGGCTGAAATTTACGTAGTCCTCGCCCTCGACCTGGGCTACATGAGAGCGGTCGAAGGCCGAGAATACGAGATGTGCATCGGCGTCCCGGGTCGTAATACTTAGCGGGGTTTTGCGTGCGTGCCTGACGCCACTCAGTTGCTGACTTCTTACCGAGGGAATCGACACACCGTGCCTGATCCTTTGCCATGAGGCGATGTCGAAGGACTTTGCCTTGGGCACCTAGCCGTTGACGTTACTTGCCAGGAATCAGGCCGGTCGATGCACCTCCACTGTAACACTTACCCCGGGTTCCGTGCGCGACCCCGCTACTGCAGGGCCGAGGTAAGCCGGCACAAGTTGTCGACGTAGCGCTGCCACAGCGGACGTTGAACCCAGTTTTCGAGGTGTAGCTGGCGACTGTCGCGCCGGTACTGGTCCTCGATCTTCCGTACTTCAGCGACAAACTCCGGAGCGCAGACCATAAGTGAGATCTCCAGATTCAGCGAGAACGAACGCATGTCCATGTTCGAGGAGCCGACCACGGCGACATCGTCGTCAATCGTGACGAGCTTCGAGTGCAGCACGTAAGGCGACTTGTACAGGAAGATCTGCACACCGGCGCGGAGCAGCATTTCGTAGTAGGAC is part of the Saxibacter everestensis genome and harbors:
- the prfA gene encoding peptide chain release factor 1, whose product is MAEAVNQNFDSVRALIDEHRQLQEQLADPAVHANAGMAKKLGRRYAELERIVEGYNEWHALSDDLQAAREFAAEDPSFISEVKELEPALDESAAKLRQLLVPRDPDDGRDTILEIKAGEGGDESALFAGDLLKMYLKYAESRGWKSEVIDSTESVLGGYKDIQVALKSTSNDPANGVWARMKFEGGVHRVQRVPVTESQGRIHTSAAGVLVFPEVDVPEEVDIAANEIRIDVYRSSGPGGQSVNTTDSAVRITHIPTGIVASCQNEKSQLQNREQAMRILRARLLARQQEEADAAASLVRKSQVRTVDRSERIRTYNFPENRIVDHRTGYKAYNLDQVLTGDLEPVVQSCLIADQESRLDDALAE
- the rho gene encoding transcription termination factor Rho yields the protein MTEITAEVQQPVSSGPSRSGSLTALRLPQLQAMASELGLKGTGKMRKSDLIEAIKGKQAPSNGERSTAKSQGAPAKRREARTATAPAEAAAPVASPAPAEAAAPDAGSPATEVQADRSSGQDAAGSERGRGRGRGRQSSRGNATEGDNAPAASEEVAESRSSERTADDGQAERGNRKDRSDRNRRDDRNERTDRSERRDERTDRNERSNRRDDDGDSESNDRDRGNRKDRGGRNDRGNRRDENNDRRDENSNRRDENSNRRDDDGDGDSGDRNDRGDRGNRRNGRRDENSNRRDDDDRGNRRGRSRVRDRKRRGNRGPDNYEDVEIREDDILLPVAGILDVHDSYAFVRTSGYLPGPNDVYVSMGQIKKNGLRKGDALVGAVKQPVENDGGNQRQKFNALVRLDSVNGLPVEDAKRRVEFGKLTPLYPQERLRLETESKIVSTRIIDLVAPIGKGQRGLIVSPPKAGKTMIMQQIANAISTNNPEVHLMVVLVDERPEEVTDMQRAVKGEVIASTFDRPAEDHTTIAELAIERAKRLVEMGTDVVVLLDNMTRLGRAYNLAQPASGRILSGGVDANALYPPKRFFGAARNIEGGGSLTIMATALVETGSKMDEVIFEEFKGTGNMELRLSRALAEKRIYPAVDVNASSTRREENLMSAEETKIMWKLRRVLSGLEQQQAVELLLGKIKETSSNVEFLMQVQKTTPLPGSAADD